Proteins from one Nitrobacteraceae bacterium AZCC 2146 genomic window:
- a CDS encoding primosomal protein N' (replication factor Y) (product_source=KO:K04066; cath_funfam=3.40.50.300; cog=COG1198; ko=KO:K04066; pfam=PF00270,PF17764,PF18319; smart=SM00487; superfamily=52540; tigrfam=TIGR00595) codes for MDDSARTHRPSASSSGVVDVLVPVALNQAYSYRVPRGLNLQPGDVVSVPLGARDVIGVVWAENPNPDPRLHNRLKEVGEKLDVPPLKQELRTLVDWVANYTLSARGMVMRMTLRMGEHLGPERVRMGVRLVGDVPKRMTPARGRLIEILSDRLLHGKSEAAKEAGVSAGVIDGLVDDGTLVVEPMARALPPPAPDPSFCEPDFSPDQRIAADAMRTFAAKGEFHAALLDGVTGSGKTEVYFEAVAEVIRRGEQTLILMPEIALTGQFLDRFALRFGVRPLEWHSELTPRTRARNWASIAAGEAHVVVGARSALFLPYAKLGLIIVDEEHDQAYKQDEGAHYHARDMAVVRASIAKIPIVLASATPSVETEVNARKGRYQRIALPSRFGGQHMPHIEAIDLRREGPMRGRFISPRLAEAVQIAIDRREQALLFLNRRGYAPLTLCRACGHRFACTICDAWLVDHRFRQRLVCHHCGFTTPRPHLCPHCGAEESLAAIGPGVERLQEEAAKLFPDARTMVLSSDLITSIDAMRAELTEIAEGRVDIIIGTQLVAKGHNFPRLNLVGVIDADLGLGNGDPRARRADVPIAQPGDRPRRPRAGSRHRLLADPPARASRDEGAGGLRPRGVLRQRDRGPRTRRLSAVRPAGEPDHFRRRPPDRGRFCAKARQRRADRRTHPGAGPRRSTAGRDQGPLSLSAAGEVGAQRRSVELSARLARPRSEDHGQSQARSRRRSAELSVGPTPPVIPGREQRQLRANPESGGVQNKSGFRVCPPAGCAARSASRNDSRDFKSKSLPSSLTAGFFTERILNATLTERLGSGLRNAIALT; via the coding sequence ATGGACGATTCCGCGCGCACCCACAGACCATCAGCATCGTCGTCGGGCGTCGTCGATGTGCTGGTGCCGGTTGCGCTGAATCAGGCCTATTCCTATCGCGTTCCGCGCGGCCTGAATTTGCAGCCGGGCGATGTCGTCAGCGTGCCGCTCGGCGCCCGCGACGTCATCGGCGTGGTCTGGGCCGAGAATCCCAATCCCGATCCGCGGCTGCACAATCGGCTCAAGGAAGTCGGCGAAAAGCTCGACGTGCCGCCGCTGAAGCAGGAACTGCGCACGCTGGTCGACTGGGTCGCCAATTACACGCTCTCGGCGCGCGGCATGGTGATGCGGATGACGCTGCGGATGGGCGAGCATCTCGGGCCCGAGCGGGTGCGGATGGGCGTGCGGCTGGTCGGCGACGTGCCGAAGCGGATGACGCCCGCGCGCGGCCGACTGATCGAGATTCTGTCCGACCGCCTGCTGCACGGCAAATCCGAAGCTGCCAAGGAAGCCGGCGTCAGCGCCGGGGTGATCGACGGCCTCGTCGATGACGGCACGCTTGTCGTCGAACCGATGGCCCGTGCGCTGCCGCCGCCGGCCCCGGACCCGTCGTTCTGCGAGCCGGATTTCTCCCCGGACCAGCGTATCGCCGCCGACGCGATGCGGACCTTTGCAGCCAAGGGCGAGTTTCACGCCGCACTGCTCGATGGCGTCACCGGCTCCGGCAAGACCGAAGTCTATTTCGAGGCGGTCGCGGAAGTGATCCGGCGCGGCGAGCAGACGCTGATCCTGATGCCGGAGATCGCGCTGACCGGCCAGTTCCTCGACCGCTTTGCCTTGCGCTTCGGCGTCCGCCCGCTGGAATGGCATTCCGAACTGACGCCGCGCACCCGCGCCCGCAACTGGGCGTCCATCGCCGCCGGCGAAGCCCATGTGGTGGTCGGCGCGCGTTCGGCGCTGTTTCTGCCTTACGCCAAACTCGGCCTGATCATCGTCGATGAAGAGCACGACCAGGCCTACAAGCAGGACGAAGGCGCGCATTATCACGCCCGCGACATGGCGGTGGTCCGCGCCTCGATCGCGAAAATCCCGATCGTGTTGGCGTCTGCGACGCCGTCGGTGGAGACCGAGGTCAATGCCCGCAAGGGTAGGTACCAGCGCATCGCGCTGCCGTCACGATTCGGTGGTCAGCACATGCCGCATATCGAGGCCATCGATTTGCGCCGCGAAGGGCCGATGCGCGGCCGCTTCATCTCGCCGCGGCTGGCCGAAGCCGTGCAGATCGCCATCGATCGCCGCGAACAGGCGCTGCTGTTCCTGAACCGCCGCGGCTACGCGCCGCTGACCCTGTGCCGCGCCTGCGGCCATCGCTTCGCCTGCACCATTTGCGATGCCTGGCTGGTGGATCACCGGTTTCGCCAGCGGCTGGTCTGCCACCACTGCGGCTTCACGACGCCGCGCCCGCATCTCTGCCCGCATTGCGGCGCCGAGGAATCGCTGGCCGCGATCGGCCCCGGCGTCGAGCGGCTGCAGGAAGAGGCCGCAAAACTGTTTCCCGACGCGCGGACCATGGTGTTGTCGAGCGACCTGATCACCTCGATCGACGCCATGCGCGCCGAGTTGACCGAGATCGCCGAAGGCCGTGTCGATATCATCATCGGCACCCAACTGGTGGCCAAGGGCCATAATTTTCCGCGGCTCAACCTGGTCGGCGTCATCGACGCCGATCTCGGCCTTGGCAACGGCGATCCGCGCGCGCGCCGAGCGGACGTTCCAATTGCTCAACCAGGTGATCGGCCGCGCCGGCCGCGAGCAGGGTCGCGGCATCGGCTACTTGCAGACCCACCAGCCCGAGCATCCCGTGATGAAGGCGCTGGTGGCCTGCGACCGCGAGGCGTTCTACGCCAGCGAGATCGAGGCCCGCGAACGCGCCGGCTATCCGCCGTTCGGCCGGCTGGCGAGCCTGATCATTTCCGCCGGCGACCGCCCGACCGCGGAAGGTTTTGCGCGAAAGCTCGCCAGCGTCGCGCCGATCGACGAACGCATCCAGGTGCTGGGCCCCGCCGAAGCACCGCTGGCCGTGATCAAGGGCCGCTATCGCTTTCGGCTGCTGGTGAAGTCGGCGCGCAACGTCGATCTGTCGAACTATCTGCGCGACTGGCTCGCCCACGGTCCGAAGACCACGGGCAATCTCAAGCTCGAAGTCGACGTCGATCCGCAGAGCTTTCTGTAGGACCCACCCCCCCTGTCATTCCGGGGCGGGAGCAGCGCCAGCTGCGAGCGAACCCGGAATCCGGAGGTGTTCAAAACAAATCTGGATTCCGGGTCTGCCCTCCGGCCGGCTGCGCCGCCCGAAGCGCATCCCGGAATGACAGTCGGGATTTCAAAAGTAAAAGCCTGCCGTCATCACTGACGGCAGGCTTCTTTACTGAACGCATACTCAACGCAACGCTTACTGAACGCTTGGGATCAGGACTGCGAAACGCTATTGCGCTTACATGA
- a CDS encoding dihydrolipoamide dehydrogenase (product_source=KO:K00382; cath_funfam=3.30.390.30,3.50.50.60; cog=COG1249; ko=KO:K00382; pfam=PF02852,PF07992; superfamily=51905,55424; tigrfam=TIGR01350): MATYDLVIIGTGPGGYVCAIRAAQLGMKVAVVEKNSTLGGTCLNIGCMPSKALLYASEMFEEAGHTFAKMGISVSDPKLDMPAMMNFKQQGIDGNVKGVEFLMKKNKIDVIFGTGKVLGTGKVEVKGADGKAQIVETKNIVIATGSDVTKLKGVEIDEKRIVSSTGALSLDKVPEKMIVVGAGVIGLELGSVWRRLGTEVVVVEFLDRILPGMDGEVAKQFQRILEKQGFAFKLGAKVTGVDSSGKRLKAQVEPAAGGAVETIEADVVLVSIGRVPYTDALGLKEAGVVLDNRGRVQIDKHFSTNVPGVFAIGDVVAGPMLAHKAEDEGVACAEILAGQAGHVNYDVIPGVVYTTPEVAAVGKTEEELKEAGIAYTVGKFPFTANGRSKVNQTTEGFVKIIADAKTDRVLGVHMIGREVGEMIHEACVLMEFGGSAEDLARTCHAHPTRSEAVKEAAFAVAKRAIHM, from the coding sequence ATGGCCACTTACGATCTCGTTATCATCGGCACCGGTCCCGGCGGCTACGTCTGCGCGATCCGCGCGGCGCAGCTCGGCATGAAGGTGGCCGTCGTTGAAAAGAACAGCACGCTCGGCGGCACCTGCCTCAACATCGGCTGCATGCCGTCGAAGGCGCTGCTGTATGCGTCGGAAATGTTCGAAGAGGCCGGACACACCTTCGCCAAGATGGGTATCAGCGTCTCCGACCCGAAACTCGACATGCCCGCGATGATGAATTTCAAGCAGCAGGGCATCGACGGCAACGTCAAGGGCGTCGAATTCCTGATGAAGAAGAACAAGATCGATGTCATCTTCGGGACCGGCAAGGTGCTCGGTACCGGCAAGGTCGAGGTCAAGGGCGCCGACGGCAAGGCCCAGATCGTGGAGACGAAGAACATCGTCATCGCCACCGGCTCCGATGTCACCAAGCTCAAGGGCGTCGAGATCGACGAGAAGCGCATCGTGTCCTCCACCGGAGCGCTGTCGCTCGACAAGGTGCCGGAGAAGATGATCGTGGTCGGCGCCGGCGTCATCGGCCTCGAGCTCGGCTCGGTGTGGCGCCGTCTCGGCACGGAAGTCGTCGTGGTCGAATTCCTCGATCGCATTCTGCCCGGCATGGATGGCGAAGTCGCGAAGCAGTTTCAGCGCATTCTGGAAAAGCAGGGCTTTGCGTTCAAGCTTGGCGCCAAGGTCACCGGCGTCGATAGCTCCGGCAAGCGGCTGAAGGCGCAGGTCGAGCCCGCCGCCGGCGGCGCGGTTGAGACCATCGAAGCCGACGTCGTGCTCGTGTCGATTGGTCGCGTGCCCTACACCGATGCCCTCGGCCTCAAGGAAGCCGGCGTCGTGCTCGACAATCGCGGCCGCGTTCAGATCGACAAGCATTTCTCCACCAACGTCCCGGGCGTCTTCGCCATCGGCGACGTGGTCGCCGGCCCGATGCTGGCGCACAAGGCGGAAGACGAAGGCGTCGCCTGCGCGGAAATTCTCGCCGGCCAGGCCGGGCATGTGAACTACGACGTGATCCCCGGCGTCGTTTACACCACGCCGGAAGTGGCCGCGGTCGGCAAGACCGAGGAAGAGCTGAAGGAAGCCGGCATCGCCTACACCGTCGGCAAATTCCCGTTCACCGCCAATGGCCGCTCCAAGGTCAACCAGACCACTGAGGGCTTCGTAAAGATTATCGCAGATGCGAAGACCGATCGCGTGCTCGGCGTGCACATGATCGGCCGCGAGGTCGGCGAAATGATCCACGAAGCCTGCGTGCTGATGGAATTCGGCGGCTCGGCGGAAGATCTGGCGCGCACCTGCCACGCCCATCCGACGCGCTCCGAGGCGGTCAAGGAAGCCGCATTTGCGGTGGCCAAGCGCGCTATCCATATGTGA
- a CDS encoding hypothetical protein (product_source=Hypo-rule applied; superfamily=48317; transmembrane_helix_parts=Inside_1_6,TMhelix_7_26,Outside_27_30,TMhelix_31_50,Inside_51_61,TMhelix_62_84,Outside_85_87,TMhelix_88_110,Inside_111_178), which produces MLMMRRALQPLWILLALIFLIEAWLWDHLEPVVARVVALIPLRAFKLWLAQRVERLSPALTLVVFIVPAILLFPLKLAGAWLLMHQYWIGALTLIVFSKFLGVGVAAFIFDVTRPKLLQMGWFRKIYEFILDIRHRASELVAPIIAQIKSMTSVFRSNSSSRWLRIIQRMRRRAHSAR; this is translated from the coding sequence ATGCTGATGATGCGCCGCGCGCTACAGCCGCTGTGGATTCTGCTCGCGCTGATCTTTCTGATCGAGGCGTGGCTGTGGGATCACCTAGAGCCGGTCGTGGCGCGCGTCGTCGCGCTGATACCGCTGCGCGCGTTCAAGCTCTGGCTGGCGCAGCGGGTCGAGCGGCTGTCGCCGGCGCTGACGCTGGTCGTGTTCATCGTGCCGGCGATTCTGTTGTTTCCGCTGAAGCTCGCCGGCGCATGGCTGCTGATGCACCAATACTGGATCGGCGCGCTGACGCTGATCGTGTTCAGCAAATTTCTCGGCGTCGGCGTGGCGGCGTTCATCTTCGACGTGACGCGGCCGAAATTGCTGCAGATGGGCTGGTTCCGAAAAATCTACGAGTTCATTCTCGACATCCGCCATCGCGCCAGCGAGCTGGTGGCGCCGATCATCGCGCAGATCAAGTCGATGACGTCTGTGTTCCGCTCCAACTCATCGTCGCGCTGGCTCAGGATCATCCAGCGGATGCGCCGCCGCGCCCATTCGGCGCGGTAG
- a CDS encoding integrase/recombinase XerC (product_source=KO:K03733; cath_funfam=1.10.150.130,1.10.443.10; cog=COG4973; ko=KO:K03733; pfam=PF00589,PF02899; superfamily=47823,56349), translating into MAKPISAKPITPASIELACAAEDISLQMTRWLSHLRAERRLSPKTLEAYSRDLRQFLMFLAEHWGARVSLPRFAALQASDVRAFMAARRGDDIGGRSLMRALAGLRSFGRFLEREGNGTVGALSAIRAPKVGKSLPKPLQMASAKRLTDADERAGENRDPWIWARDAAVMALLYGSGLRISEALGLKRREVPAPGAGDVLIVNGKGNKTRMVPVLQNVLALIQDYAAMCPHPLPAEGPMFVGARGGPLSPRIIQLTMERLRGALGLPDSATPHALRHSFATHLLTRGGDLRAIQELLGHASLSTTQIYTGIDTERLFEVYKTAHPRA; encoded by the coding sequence ATGGCCAAGCCGATCTCTGCCAAGCCCATCACACCTGCGTCCATCGAACTCGCCTGCGCCGCGGAGGATATTTCGCTGCAGATGACGCGCTGGCTGTCGCATCTGCGCGCTGAGCGGCGGCTGTCGCCGAAGACGCTGGAAGCCTATTCCCGCGATCTCAGGCAGTTCCTGATGTTTCTCGCCGAGCACTGGGGCGCGCGGGTCAGCCTTCCCCGCTTCGCGGCGCTGCAAGCCAGCGACGTCCGCGCCTTCATGGCGGCGCGGCGCGGCGACGACATCGGCGGCCGCTCGCTGATGCGGGCGCTGGCCGGGCTGCGTTCGTTCGGACGATTTCTGGAGCGCGAGGGCAACGGCACTGTCGGCGCCTTGTCGGCGATCCGCGCGCCAAAAGTCGGCAAGAGCCTGCCGAAGCCGCTGCAGATGGCGTCGGCGAAACGCCTCACCGATGCCGACGAGCGCGCCGGCGAGAATCGCGATCCATGGATCTGGGCCCGCGATGCCGCTGTGATGGCGCTGCTCTATGGCTCCGGGCTGCGCATTTCCGAAGCGCTGGGGCTGAAGCGCCGCGAGGTGCCGGCGCCTGGCGCCGGCGACGTGCTGATCGTCAATGGCAAGGGCAACAAGACCCGCATGGTGCCGGTGTTGCAGAACGTGCTGGCGCTGATCCAGGACTATGCGGCGATGTGCCCGCATCCGCTGCCGGCGGAAGGCCCGATGTTCGTCGGCGCCCGCGGCGGCCCGCTCAGCCCGCGCATCATCCAGCTCACCATGGAGCGGCTGCGCGGCGCCTTGGGTCTACCCGACAGCGCCACGCCGCATGCGCTGCGGCACTCCTTCGCCACGCATTTGCTGACTCGCGGCGGCGACCTGCGCGCGATCCAGGAACTGCTCGGCCACGCCTCGCTGTCGACCACGCAGATCTACACCGGCATCGATACCGAGCGATTGTTCGAAGTCTACAAGACCGCGCATCCAAGGGCGTGA
- a CDS encoding pimeloyl-ACP methyl ester carboxylesterase (product_source=COG0596; cath_funfam=3.40.50.1820; cog=COG0596; pfam=PF00561; superfamily=53474), producing MAELAHVRTSLLDVAYEHSGPDGGLPVLLLHGFPYDIRGYDDAVAIINAAGFRTIVPYLRGYGPTQFLSDATMRSGQQAALGYDLLELMDALRIKKAVVAGYDWGGRAACIVAALWPERVHGLVSCTGYNIQDLTKATKPVDPEQEARQWYQYYFHTERGRNGLTQSRAALAKLLWKMWSPSWAFDDATFARSALAFDNDDFVDVVIHSYMHRTGSVPGDPNYLFWETQLAAQPKIDVPTIVLHGADDGVTPVRGSETHGQYFTADYERRVLPGVGHNAPQESPREFAQAVIELCQKAAA from the coding sequence TTGGCAGAGCTGGCGCATGTGCGGACTTCGCTTCTCGATGTCGCCTATGAGCACAGCGGCCCCGACGGCGGTCTCCCTGTTCTGCTGCTGCACGGCTTTCCCTACGACATCCGCGGCTACGACGATGCGGTGGCCATCATCAATGCCGCCGGCTTCCGCACCATCGTGCCGTATCTGCGCGGCTATGGCCCGACGCAGTTTTTGTCGGACGCGACGATGCGCTCCGGCCAGCAAGCCGCGCTCGGATATGACCTGCTGGAGCTGATGGATGCGCTGCGCATCAAAAAGGCCGTTGTCGCCGGCTATGACTGGGGCGGCCGCGCTGCCTGCATTGTTGCAGCGCTGTGGCCGGAGCGCGTGCATGGCCTCGTCAGCTGTACCGGCTACAACATCCAGGACCTGACGAAAGCCACCAAGCCTGTCGATCCCGAGCAGGAAGCGCGGCAATGGTATCAGTACTATTTCCACACCGAACGCGGCCGCAACGGCCTGACACAGAGTCGCGCCGCGCTTGCGAAGCTGCTGTGGAAGATGTGGTCGCCGAGCTGGGCGTTCGATGACGCCACCTTCGCGCGTTCGGCGCTGGCGTTCGACAATGATGACTTCGTCGACGTCGTGATCCACTCCTACATGCACCGCACCGGCAGCGTGCCCGGCGATCCCAACTATCTGTTCTGGGAGACGCAACTGGCGGCGCAGCCGAAGATCGACGTGCCGACAATTGTTCTGCACGGCGCCGATGACGGTGTGACGCCCGTGCGCGGCTCGGAAACCCACGGCCAGTATTTCACCGCAGACTATGAGCGCCGCGTACTGCCCGGCGTCGGCCACAACGCGCCGCAGGAATCGCCGCGGGAATTTGCGCAGGCGGTGATCGAGCTGTGCCAGAAGGCGGCGGCGTAA
- a CDS encoding hypothetical protein (product_source=Hypo-rule applied; pfam=PF14235; superfamily=82866; transmembrane_helix_parts=Inside_1_146,TMhelix_147_169,Outside_170_172,TMhelix_173_195,Inside_196_196), whose product MSAHESMEHAEHAEHASGSNKKIALLIAVIALCLALSETLGKGAQTESISKNVESSNLWAFFQAKSIRRTVVQATSDQARLSLGLMGDEAAKAALSKQIDEWKKTADRYRSEPETGEGSEQLAERAKHAEHERDLAMARYHHYEVASAAFQIGIVLASATIITGMIALAWVSGFLALAGIAFTMIGLFAPHAVHLM is encoded by the coding sequence ATGAGTGCGCACGAAAGCATGGAGCACGCAGAGCATGCCGAGCATGCTTCCGGGTCTAACAAGAAGATCGCCCTGCTGATTGCGGTAATCGCATTGTGCCTGGCGCTGTCGGAGACGCTCGGCAAGGGCGCGCAGACCGAATCGATCAGCAAGAATGTCGAATCGTCCAACCTGTGGGCTTTCTTCCAGGCCAAGAGCATTCGTCGCACGGTGGTGCAGGCGACCTCGGACCAGGCCCGGCTGAGTCTCGGCCTGATGGGGGATGAGGCCGCCAAGGCGGCGCTCTCCAAGCAGATCGACGAGTGGAAGAAGACCGCGGATCGCTACCGTTCCGAGCCCGAAACCGGCGAAGGCTCTGAGCAGCTCGCCGAGCGCGCCAAGCATGCCGAGCACGAGCGCGATCTCGCGATGGCGCGCTATCATCACTACGAAGTGGCATCGGCCGCCTTCCAGATCGGCATCGTGCTGGCGTCGGCGACGATCATCACCGGCATGATCGCGCTGGCCTGGGTGTCTGGATTTCTGGCGCTGGCCGGCATCGCCTTCACCATGATCGGCCTGTTCGCCCCGCACGCCGTGCATCTGATGTGA
- a CDS encoding 4-carboxymuconolactone decarboxylase (product_source=KO:K01607; cleavage_site_network=SignalP-noTM; cog=COG2128; ko=KO:K01607; pfam=PF02627; superfamily=69118), which produces MGHRLATTSAAFVALCAIAAPAMAQDRMPPIAPDKYSEAQKKAAEEFAGGRGYEVRGPFVPLLRSPEVMLRAKAMGDHLRFKSALAPRLSEMIILITAREWTQQYEWVAHHDIAIKAGLRPEIADAIADSRRPVGMADDEEAAYDISIEIQRTKRVSDATWNRAVARFGEAGVIDLLGINGYYTFLAMTMNAARTALPAGIAEPLKRFPE; this is translated from the coding sequence ATGGGCCATCGGCTCGCAACGACATCCGCCGCGTTTGTGGCGCTCTGCGCCATTGCCGCGCCTGCCATGGCGCAGGACCGGATGCCGCCGATCGCGCCTGACAAATATTCCGAGGCCCAGAAGAAGGCTGCGGAAGAATTCGCCGGCGGCCGCGGCTACGAGGTGCGCGGGCCGTTCGTGCCGTTGCTGCGCAGCCCGGAAGTGATGCTGCGCGCCAAGGCGATGGGCGACCACCTGCGCTTCAAGAGCGCGCTGGCGCCGCGCCTCAGCGAAATGATCATTCTGATCACCGCGCGGGAATGGACCCAGCAATATGAATGGGTCGCGCATCATGACATCGCCATCAAGGCCGGCCTGCGCCCGGAGATCGCCGACGCCATTGCCGATTCGCGCCGCCCGGTCGGCATGGCCGACGACGAGGAGGCCGCCTACGACATCTCGATCGAGATCCAGCGCACCAAACGAGTCAGCGATGCCACCTGGAACAGGGCGGTGGCCAGGTTCGGCGAGGCCGGCGTGATCGATCTGCTCGGGATCAACGGCTATTACACGTTTCTGGCGATGACCATGAACGCGGCGCGCACTGCATTGCCTGCCGGTATCGCTGAGCCGTTGAAGCGGTTCCCGGAGTGA
- a CDS encoding 2-oxoglutarate dehydrogenase E2 component (dihydrolipoamide succinyltransferase) (product_source=KO:K00658; cath_funfam=2.40.50.100,3.30.559.10,4.10.320.10; cog=COG0508; ko=KO:K00658; pfam=PF00198,PF00364,PF02817; superfamily=47005,51230,52777; tigrfam=TIGR01347), which yields MTEIRVPTLGESVTEATIGRWFKKAGEAVAVDEPLVELETDKVTIEVPAPSAGVLGEIVAKDGETVAVGALLGQISDGAAGAKPASAAAPAKAAAPAPAAAPAAAAPAPSLQKTPPADTPLAPSVRKISAESGIDAATVPGSGKDGRVTKGDMLAAIEKAASAPTPINQPAAALQVRAPSPADDAAREERVKMTRLRQTIARRLKDVQNTAAMLTTFNEVDMSHIMAMRTQYKDVFEKKHGSKLGFMGFFTKACVQALKDIPAANAEIDGTDLIYKNYYHVGVAVGTDKGLVVPVVRDCDNKSIAEIEKNIADFGRRARDGQLKIDEMQGGTFTITNGGIYGSLMSTPILNAPQSAILGMHKIQERPVVVAGKVEIRPMMYLALSYDHRVIDGKEAVTFLVRVKESLEDPARLVLDL from the coding sequence ATGACTGAAATTCGCGTTCCCACGCTCGGCGAGTCCGTGACGGAAGCCACTATTGGCCGCTGGTTCAAGAAGGCCGGCGAAGCCGTTGCTGTCGACGAGCCCCTGGTTGAACTCGAGACCGACAAGGTCACGATCGAAGTGCCCGCGCCGTCGGCGGGTGTGCTCGGCGAGATCGTCGCCAAGGATGGCGAGACCGTCGCTGTCGGCGCCCTGCTCGGTCAGATCTCCGATGGCGCTGCCGGCGCCAAGCCCGCTTCTGCTGCGGCACCCGCCAAGGCTGCTGCACCTGCGCCCGCCGCAGCCCCTGCCGCCGCAGCGCCTGCACCGTCGCTTCAGAAGACCCCGCCGGCCGATACGCCTTTGGCGCCGTCGGTGCGCAAGATTTCGGCCGAGAGCGGCATCGATGCCGCCACCGTGCCGGGCTCCGGCAAGGACGGCCGCGTTACCAAGGGCGACATGCTGGCCGCAATCGAGAAGGCCGCCTCCGCGCCGACCCCGATCAATCAGCCCGCCGCCGCCCTGCAGGTTCGCGCGCCGTCGCCCGCCGATGATGCCGCCCGCGAAGAGCGCGTGAAGATGACGCGGCTGCGCCAGACCATCGCCCGTCGCCTCAAGGACGTGCAGAACACCGCCGCGATGCTCACGACCTTCAACGAGGTCGACATGAGCCACATCATGGCGATGCGGACTCAGTACAAGGACGTGTTCGAGAAGAAGCACGGCTCCAAGCTCGGCTTCATGGGCTTCTTCACCAAGGCCTGCGTGCAGGCGCTGAAGGACATCCCGGCGGCCAATGCCGAGATCGACGGCACCGACCTGATCTACAAGAACTACTATCACGTCGGCGTCGCCGTCGGCACCGACAAGGGCCTCGTCGTTCCGGTGGTGCGCGACTGCGACAACAAGTCGATCGCCGAGATCGAGAAGAACATTGCCGATTTCGGCCGCCGCGCCCGCGACGGCCAGCTCAAGATCGACGAAATGCAGGGCGGCACCTTCACCATCACCAATGGCGGCATCTACGGCTCGCTGATGTCGACGCCGATCCTGAATGCGCCGCAGTCGGCGATCCTCGGCATGCACAAGATCCAGGAGCGCCCCGTCGTCGTCGCCGGCAAGGTCGAAATTCGCCCGATGATGTATCTGGCGCTGTCCTACGATCACCGCGTCATCGACGGCAAGGAAGCGGTCACCTTCCTCGTCCGCGTCAAGGAAAGCCTGGAAGATCCGGCCCGGCTGGTGCTGGATCTGTAA
- a CDS encoding NAD(P)-dependent dehydrogenase (short-subunit alcohol dehydrogenase family) (product_source=COG1028; cath_funfam=3.40.50.720; cog=COG1028; pfam=PF13561; superfamily=51735) gives MTNSVVIVTGGSRGIGRATAIAAAARGFKVCIGYASNAAAAQEVVASIESTNGKAIAVKCDVGDEADILALFKAADELGPLGALVNNAGIVGPTLRVEDMSAERIARMMAVNVTGSILCAREAVKRMSTRHGGKGGVIVNLSSVAAKLGSPNTYVDYAASKGAIDSFTIGLGHEVAAEGIRVAAIRPGLIDTDIHASGGDPDRAHRLSANVPMKRVGTADEIANAIVWLLSDEASYITSAILDVSGGR, from the coding sequence ATGACCAACAGCGTTGTGATCGTCACCGGCGGCAGCCGCGGCATCGGCCGCGCCACGGCCATTGCGGCGGCGGCGCGCGGCTTCAAGGTCTGCATCGGCTATGCCAGCAACGCTGCGGCCGCGCAGGAAGTCGTCGCCAGCATCGAATCCACCAACGGCAAGGCGATCGCCGTGAAATGCGACGTCGGCGACGAAGCCGACATTCTCGCGCTGTTCAAGGCTGCCGATGAATTAGGTCCGCTCGGCGCGCTGGTCAACAATGCCGGCATCGTCGGCCCCACCTTGCGCGTCGAGGACATGTCGGCCGAACGCATCGCGCGGATGATGGCGGTCAATGTCACCGGCAGCATTTTGTGCGCCCGCGAGGCGGTGAAACGGATGTCGACGCGGCATGGCGGCAAGGGTGGCGTGATCGTCAACCTGTCATCGGTTGCCGCTAAGCTCGGCTCGCCGAATACTTATGTCGATTACGCGGCGTCGAAGGGCGCGATCGATTCCTTCACCATAGGATTGGGACATGAAGTCGCAGCCGAAGGCATCCGTGTCGCCGCAATCCGGCCGGGCCTGATCGATACCGACATTCACGCCAGTGGCGGCGATCCCGATCGCGCCCACCGGCTCAGCGCCAACGTGCCGATGAAGCGCGTCGGCACTGCCGACGAAATCGCCAATGCCATCGTCTGGCTGCTGTCCGACGAGGCTTCCTACATCACCTCAGCCATTCTCGACGTGTCCGGTGGCCGCTAG